The Bradysia coprophila strain Holo2 chromosome X unlocalized genomic scaffold, BU_Bcop_v1 contig_185, whole genome shotgun sequence genome window below encodes:
- the LOC119068495 gene encoding neuropeptide F, whose product MQSILPMRVLIAIFFLLTLTHASNSWQRPQRNDESSVADAVKYLQELDNYYSHLSRPRFGKRNNDMHNIIENKDINDGEDEWQAHSQLGER is encoded by the exons ATGCAGTCCATTCTACCTATGCGTGTTCTGAttgcaatatttttcttaCTCACGCTAACACATGCATCGAATTCTTGGCAGCGACCTCAACGCAATGATGAATCTTCAGTTGCTGATGCAGTTAAATATCTACAAGAATTGGACAATTATTATTCGCATTTATCACGTCCAAG ATTTGGCAAACGAAACAATGACATGCATAATATAATCGAAAACAAGGACATCAATGACGGCGAG GATGAATGGCAAGCTCATTCGCAACTTGGCGAAAGATAg
- the LOC119068467 gene encoding synaptic vesicle glycoprotein 2B, translating into MNMPPENNDVFVISSVGLNAELDKIDNDVKKTSFEDALKLIGFGKVQIIVLLVCGLILMAVINETMGMALIIPAAQCDLELSSSRKGVISAVSFIGILISSPIWGYLADIKGRRKVIIYTLLVSIICTAVSSFSTNFWMFAVTRFLCGIFVAGSSSTIYAYLGEFNTLKNRAAVIAWASIFVALANIYIPVCGWIVLPQSWSIPISDEFFYRPWRLLLIINALPGFIGAVWLYYLPESGKYLLSQGNETEALQILKWMYDTNNARSDKEFSIQHLQPEFDKVHYERVHSTDGRFSLIVSFWKQTAPLLKKPLRFHFIICCFLMFGVFFVSAGMGLWFPHIQNQISFKNETVDQTVCEIMDDSFRFTTFDLTTTMGCDDTVNTKAFVDSITLGAFYIVGYVIYALFIKSLGRGVILVTGLLGSGIAGLALQWITQPLSIVIFFCTHIMLSGICVSVTNGAVVDLIPTHLRGMAVCIVLMFGRLGSIVGSNILGAILELNCSAAFYLDSIFIIGCALVALLLPCK; encoded by the exons ATGAATATGCCGCCAGAAAACAACGACGTTTTTGTGATTAGTAGTGTAGGATTAAATGCCGAATTGGACAAAATAGACAATGATGTCAAAAAGACTTCGTTTGAGGATGCGCTGAAGTTAATTG GTTTCGGGAAAGTCCAAATAATTGTGCTTCTAGTATGCGGTCTAATATTAATGGCCGTAATCAATGAAACAATGGGCATGGCTTTAATAATTCCGGCTGCTCAATGTGATTTGGAATTGTCGTCGAGCCGTAAAGGTGTAATAAGTGCTGTGAGTTTTATCG gaattttgatttcttcacCAATCTGGGGTTACTTAGCCGATATTAAGGGGCGACGGAAGGTTATTATCTACACATTACTGGTTTCGATTATATGTACAGCCGTGTCCAGTTTTTCTACCAATTTCTGGATGTTTGCCGTTACTAGATTTCTATGTGGGATCTT CGTAGCTGGATCATCTTCAACGATTTATGCATACCTGGGAGAGTTCAATACACTAAAAAATCGTGCTGCTGTTATAGCATGGGCGAGTATCTTCGTAGCACTTGCAAACATTTATATACCCG TATGTGGATGGATTGTTTTACCACAGTCTTGGTCAATACCAATCAGCGATGAATTTTTCTACAGACCTTGGAGATTATTACTCATAATTAATGCATTGCCTGGTTTTATTGGCGCTGTTTGGCTTTATTATTTACCAGAAAGcggtaaatatttgttatcACAG ggAAATGAGACCGAAGCTCTGCAAATTCTCAAATGGATGTACGACACGAACAATGCACGTTCGGATAAAGAATTTTCGATTCAACATTTACAGCCCGAATTCGATAAAGTTCACTATGAAAGGGTACACTCGACTGACGGTAGATTTTCATTGATTGTTTCGTTCTGGAAGCAGACAGCCCCATTGCTGAAAAAACCGCTTAGATTCCACTTTATCATCTGTTGTTTCCTTATGTTTGGGGTGTTTTTTGT ATCGGCTGGTATGGGACTATGGTTTCCCCACATACAGAATCAaatatcatttaaaaatgaaactgtTGATCAGACGGTATGCGAAATAATGGACGACAGTTTCCGTTTTACGACATTCGATTTAACAACAACCATG GGTTGCGATGATACCGTCAACACAAAGGCATTTGTCGACAGCATAACATTAGGTGCATTTTATATAGTCGGATATGTGATCTATGCCCTTTTTATAAAATCACTGGGAAGAGGAGTCATTCTTG TAACTGGATTGCTCGGGTCGGGAATCGCTGGCCTAGCATTGCAATGGATTACACAACCTTTAAGCATCGTTATATTTTTCTGTACTCACATAATGCTCTCGGGTATTTGTGTGTCCGTCACCAATGGAGCAGTTGTTGATCTTATACCAACACATTTGAG AGGAATGGCCGTGTGTATAGTACTAATGTTTGGAAGACTGGGAAGCATTGTCGGCAGTAATATATTAGGTGCTATATTAGAATTAAATTGCAGTGCAGCATTCTATCTAGattctatttttataattg GATGTGCTTTGGTCGCACTTTTACTGCCCTGTAAATAA
- the LOC119068490 gene encoding probable prefoldin subunit 5 has translation MEQIDLTKLSIQQLQQLKMEFESELNVFQESLQTLKMAKTKFAGSKEALEQINPSWKDKEILVPLTGSMYVPGVVKQVDSFIIDVGTGYYAEKDLETSKDYFQRKVDYVQEQMDKIDVLGLQKSKVLNAVVDVIDMKIALIQQQQQQAAAS, from the exons ATGGAACAAATTGATTTAACTAAATTGAGTATTCAACAACTCCAACAACTAAAAATGGAATTCGAATCG gaattgaatgtttttcaAGAATCGCTGCAAACCCTCAAGATGGCCAAAACAAAGTTTGCCGGATCGAAAGAGGCCTTGGAGCAAATAAATCCGAGCTGGAAAGATAAAGAAATTTTGGTGCCGCTAACTGGCAGCATGTATGTTCCTGGCGTTGTGAAGCAGGTGGATTCATTCATCATAGACGTGGGAACAGGATATTATGCTGAAAAG GATCTCGAAACATCCAAGGATTACTTTCAGCGTAAGGTCGACTATGTTCAAGAACAAATGGATAAAATCGATGTTCTAGGCCTGCAAAAGTCCAAAGTTCTGAATGCCGTTGTGGACGTTATTGATATGAAAATTGCTCTGATCcagcaacagcaacaacaagcGGCTGCGTCGTAA
- the LOC119068485 gene encoding ATP synthase mitochondrial F1 complex assembly factor 1: MALVLRKSLTSLNPVKFNRFITMSAQLRAEKALEELKNKNPYYEKYASKISTLQQSAPEEFLSRVDQIEKAAAKPKPESKPRDYSELLNPKPATAAQSLTGETEKKLSDIMKVELLDGKSIDEIKHIWLEYHKQKEVLVATIPTNVFETQMKRGRSYPIFIFPLPRSEGFEFFLAQFAQNTVHFTPLLCYQVHKENAPECLNMVHYTEFADQGIILMRGEFDKNVINPQEAQCLINQLQLYYSQDNASKLQLLEKFTKDPANFKHMDVIKELENITL, encoded by the exons ATGGCACTAGTGCTCCGTAAATCATTGACATCACTGAATCCAGTAAAATTCAATCGATTTATCACAATGTCAGCTCAGTTACGTGCCGAAAAGGCACTCGAAGAACTAAAGAATAAAAATCCGTACTACGAAAAGTATGCCTCCAAGATCTCAACGTTACAGCAATCGGCACCCGAAGAGTTCCTCAGTCGAGTGGATCAAATTGAGAAGGCAGCAGCTAAGCCAAAACCGGAGTCGAAACCAAG AGATTACTCTGAGCTTCTCAATCCAAAACCAGCAACCGCAGCCCAATCATTGACCGGTGAGACCGAGAAGAAATTGTCGGACATCATGAAAGTTGAGTTGCTCGATGGTAAAAGCATTGACGAAATAAAACACATTTGGTTGGAGTATCACAAGCAGAAGGAAGTTCTCGTCGCTACCATACCAACGAATGTCTTTGAAACACAGATGAAACGAGGTAGAAGTTAtcccattttcatatttccgTTGCCAAGGAGCGAAGGATTCGAGTTCTTTCTGGCACAATTCGCTCAAAATACGGTACACTTCACGCCACTGCTTTGCTACCAG GTTCACAAAGAAAATGCCCCAGAATGCTTGAACATGGTTCATTACACCGAATTCGCTGACCAGGGAATCATACTGATGCGTGGCGAATTCGACAAAAACGTTATAAATCCGCAGGAAGCACAATGTCTTATCAATCAATTGCAACTGTACTACTCGCAGGACAATGCATCGAAATTACAGTTGCTGGAAAAGTTTACCAAAGATCCGGCTAATTTTAAACACATGGACGTTATCAAGGAGCTGGAAAATATTACGCTATAG
- the LOC119068489 gene encoding coiled-coil domain-containing protein 12 — MSDAANTDKLGSMEQEAIKRKERLQALKRKATSDKDSADSEAKKPIFRSYKPEDETILENAIVPATVTESIEDEVQDQLDMLKTPIVIEDIDIVNLAPRKPDWDLKRDVSKKLEKLEKQTQRAIAELIRERLKKNQSNMLEMVNMATVEMEK; from the exons ATGTCGGACGCCGCAAACACAGACAAACTTGGTTCAATGGAACAGGAAGCTATCAAGCGCAAAGAACGTTTACAGGCGTTAAAACGAAAAGCCACTTCGGATAAGGATTCAGCGGACAGTGAAGCGAAAAA ACCGATATTCCGAAGCTATAAACCAGAAGACGAAACAATACTGGAAAATGCAATCGTCCCAGCGACCGTCACCGAAAGCATTGAAGACGAAGTGCAAGATCAGTTGGACATGTTGAAAACACCGATCGTCATCGAAGACATTGATATTGTGAATTTGGCTCCACGGAAACCGGATTGGGATCTGAAGCGTGATGTGTCgaagaaattggaaaaattggaGAAACAAACGCAACGGGCTATCGCCGAACTGATACGCGAACGGTTAAAGAAGAACCAGAGTAACATGTTAGAAATGGTGAATATGGCCACAGTCGAAATGGAAAAGTAG